In a single window of the Biomphalaria glabrata chromosome 5, xgBioGlab47.1, whole genome shotgun sequence genome:
- the LOC106061665 gene encoding squalene monooxygenase-like isoform X1, with product MISSFIKGGEWTFSQYSQLSLSTISVYAVGITLIFFTTALLMMFRPKKVRVNKSNGRVFSKDDPEIIIIGSGVAGSAMATVFARDGRKVTVIERDLKEPDRIVGELLQPGGLNALIKLGLGDCVKEIDAHKISGYVLHSLDSKSEVVIPYSVCEESLGQKLNADGAAFHHGRFIMALREQAMKEPNVTYVEGTATKLIEENGIVTGVQYKLKNEEESKEVYAPLTFVVDGCFSKFRKELVKESVKVTSHFVGLLMHHCPQKKSNHAEIVLMTPSPVLVYQISSDCTRVLVDIKGVLPKNMKEYLLDNVCPQLPEHIQEPFKDGVINGRIRSMPNSYLPPSPIERPGVLVLGDAYNMRHPLTGGGMSVCLNDVVIWRDLLKTIPDLTDYESIIKSLRVFHLRRKNTHSFVVNVLANALYELFSADNTYLVSMKRACLEYFKLGGECVAGPVSLLSVLNPKPHVLVGHFFAVALYAVYYVFLSEPFWAIHRVLYRSFMIFFTACTILFPLIWAETKTLLFT from the exons GTCAGAGTGAATAAATCCAATGGCAGAGTATTCTCCAAAGATGatcctgaaattattattattggctCAGGTGTTGCTGGCTCAGCAATGGCCACTGTTTTTGCAAGAGATGGCAGAAAAGTAACTGTTATTGAGAGGGATTTAAAGGAACCAGATCGAATAGTTGGAGAATTGCTTCAACCTGGAGGACTGAATGCATTGATAAAATTAGGGCTTGGAG attGTGTCAAAGAGATAGATGCACACAAGATTAGTGGTTATGTTCTACACAGTTTAGATTCAAAATCAGAAGTTGTTATTCCATATTCAGTGTGTGAGGAAAGTTTGGGACAGAAACTTAATGCAGATGGAGCTGCCTTTCATCATGGCAGATTCATTATGGCTCTCAGAGAACAAGCTATGAAAGAACCCAA tgttacTTATGTAGAAGGCACTGCTAcaaagctaatagaagaaaatgGCATTGTTACTGGTGTTCAGTATAAATTGAAAAATGAAGAAGAGTCAAAG GAAGTATATGCACCTCTTACATTTGTGGTAGATGGTTGTTTTTCCAAATTCCGTAAAGAACTAGTCAAGGAATCAGTCAAAGTTACTTCTCACTTTGTAGGCCTCCTGATGCATCATTGTCCCCAGAAAAAATCAAACCATGCAGAAATAGTACTTATGACTCCCAGTCCAGTCTTAGTTTACCAGATTTCTTCTGATTGTACTAGAGTCTTAGTGGATATTAAAGGTGTTTTACCTAAAAATATGAAAGAGTATCTGCTGGATAATGTTTGTCCTCAGCTCCCAG AACATATCCAAGAACCATTCAAAGATGGTGTGATAAATGGCAGAATAAGAAGTATGCCCAACAGCTATCTCCCACCAAGTCCCATTGAGAGACCAGGTGTACTAGTGTTGGGAGATGCCTATAACATGAGACACCCTCTTACTGGTGGTGGAATGAGTGTATGTCTGAATGATGTGGTCATCTGGAGAGACCTGTTAAAAACTATTCCTGATCTTACTGATTATGAATCAATCATCAAATCACTGCGAGTTTTCCATCTTCGCAGAAAGAACACCCACTCGTTTGTAGTCAATGTTCTAGCAAATGCATTGTATGAATTATTCTCAGCTGATAATA CTTATCTTGTGAGTATGAAGAGAGCATGTCTGGAATATTTCAAGCTTGGAGGGGAATGTGTTGCAGGTCCTGTCAGTTTACTGTCTGT CCTCAACCCAAAACCACATGTTCTAGTGGGACATTTCTTTGCTGTCGCTCTGTATGCTGTATATTATGTGTTTCTTTCAGAACCCTTCTGGGCTATACATCGTGTTTTGTATCGCTCATTTATGATTTTCTTCACTGCCTGCACCATTTTGTTTCCATTAATATGGGCAGAAACTAAAACATTGCTTTTTACATAA
- the LOC106061665 gene encoding squalene monooxygenase-like isoform X2 — translation MATVFARDGRKVTVIERDLKEPDRIVGELLQPGGLNALIKLGLGDCVKEIDAHKISGYVLHSLDSKSEVVIPYSVCEESLGQKLNADGAAFHHGRFIMALREQAMKEPNVTYVEGTATKLIEENGIVTGVQYKLKNEEESKEVYAPLTFVVDGCFSKFRKELVKESVKVTSHFVGLLMHHCPQKKSNHAEIVLMTPSPVLVYQISSDCTRVLVDIKGVLPKNMKEYLLDNVCPQLPEHIQEPFKDGVINGRIRSMPNSYLPPSPIERPGVLVLGDAYNMRHPLTGGGMSVCLNDVVIWRDLLKTIPDLTDYESIIKSLRVFHLRRKNTHSFVVNVLANALYELFSADNTYLVSMKRACLEYFKLGGECVAGPVSLLSVLNPKPHVLVGHFFAVALYAVYYVFLSEPFWAIHRVLYRSFMIFFTACTILFPLIWAETKTLLFT, via the exons ATGGCCACTGTTTTTGCAAGAGATGGCAGAAAAGTAACTGTTATTGAGAGGGATTTAAAGGAACCAGATCGAATAGTTGGAGAATTGCTTCAACCTGGAGGACTGAATGCATTGATAAAATTAGGGCTTGGAG attGTGTCAAAGAGATAGATGCACACAAGATTAGTGGTTATGTTCTACACAGTTTAGATTCAAAATCAGAAGTTGTTATTCCATATTCAGTGTGTGAGGAAAGTTTGGGACAGAAACTTAATGCAGATGGAGCTGCCTTTCATCATGGCAGATTCATTATGGCTCTCAGAGAACAAGCTATGAAAGAACCCAA tgttacTTATGTAGAAGGCACTGCTAcaaagctaatagaagaaaatgGCATTGTTACTGGTGTTCAGTATAAATTGAAAAATGAAGAAGAGTCAAAG GAAGTATATGCACCTCTTACATTTGTGGTAGATGGTTGTTTTTCCAAATTCCGTAAAGAACTAGTCAAGGAATCAGTCAAAGTTACTTCTCACTTTGTAGGCCTCCTGATGCATCATTGTCCCCAGAAAAAATCAAACCATGCAGAAATAGTACTTATGACTCCCAGTCCAGTCTTAGTTTACCAGATTTCTTCTGATTGTACTAGAGTCTTAGTGGATATTAAAGGTGTTTTACCTAAAAATATGAAAGAGTATCTGCTGGATAATGTTTGTCCTCAGCTCCCAG AACATATCCAAGAACCATTCAAAGATGGTGTGATAAATGGCAGAATAAGAAGTATGCCCAACAGCTATCTCCCACCAAGTCCCATTGAGAGACCAGGTGTACTAGTGTTGGGAGATGCCTATAACATGAGACACCCTCTTACTGGTGGTGGAATGAGTGTATGTCTGAATGATGTGGTCATCTGGAGAGACCTGTTAAAAACTATTCCTGATCTTACTGATTATGAATCAATCATCAAATCACTGCGAGTTTTCCATCTTCGCAGAAAGAACACCCACTCGTTTGTAGTCAATGTTCTAGCAAATGCATTGTATGAATTATTCTCAGCTGATAATA CTTATCTTGTGAGTATGAAGAGAGCATGTCTGGAATATTTCAAGCTTGGAGGGGAATGTGTTGCAGGTCCTGTCAGTTTACTGTCTGT CCTCAACCCAAAACCACATGTTCTAGTGGGACATTTCTTTGCTGTCGCTCTGTATGCTGTATATTATGTGTTTCTTTCAGAACCCTTCTGGGCTATACATCGTGTTTTGTATCGCTCATTTATGATTTTCTTCACTGCCTGCACCATTTTGTTTCCATTAATATGGGCAGAAACTAAAACATTGCTTTTTACATAA